One Vibrio tapetis subsp. tapetis DNA segment encodes these proteins:
- the uhpA gene encoding transcriptional regulator UhpA, translating to MIKVALIDDHMIVRSGFAQLLSLESDIDVVGEYGSAKEARAGLPITLPMVCIVDISMPDESGLDLLKDIPSSIACVMLSVHDTAAMVEKALEAGAKGYLSKRCSPDELIQAVRTASAGGCYLTPDVALKLASGGREAGCLNKLTKRERQIGEMLASGLDVKSVALELGLSHKTVHVHRANAMDKLNVKNNVGLCKHFQGDGI from the coding sequence ATGATCAAAGTTGCGCTGATTGACGATCATATGATCGTGCGCTCTGGGTTTGCCCAGCTATTGTCGTTGGAATCCGATATTGATGTAGTCGGAGAGTATGGTAGCGCTAAAGAAGCGAGGGCGGGTCTGCCTATAACGCTGCCTATGGTGTGTATCGTCGATATTTCTATGCCCGACGAAAGTGGGTTGGATCTTCTTAAAGACATACCGTCTTCCATTGCGTGCGTCATGCTCAGTGTTCACGATACGGCGGCCATGGTAGAAAAAGCGCTTGAGGCTGGCGCTAAAGGTTACCTTAGCAAGCGTTGTAGTCCAGACGAGTTGATACAAGCTGTGCGCACCGCTTCAGCTGGAGGATGCTATTTAACGCCCGATGTTGCTTTAAAGCTGGCGTCTGGTGGAAGAGAGGCTGGTTGCTTGAATAAGCTCACCAAACGTGAACGTCAGATTGGTGAAATGCTCGCATCAGGCTTAGATGTAAAATCGGTCGCGTTGGAACTGGGTTTAAGCCACAAAACGGTACACGTGCACCGCGCTAACGCGATGGACAAACTCAACGTCAAAAATAATGTGGGTCTATGTAAGCATTTTCAAGGTGATGGCATCTGA